GCAACTCTAACGCTACAAACCTGGTAACATTTTTCTGATCATGTGAATATCTTTCCCTTTTCAGGGAGGAATCGCCTTCGTGGCCATCAAGGGGTCATTCAAAGTGTACTTTAAACAGCAGCAGTACATGCGGCAAGCTCATCGCAAGATTCTCAACTTTCCAGAGCAGGAAGAAGCCTGACCGTCATGAAAGAGGGAGTCATGTCAGTGTCACTTTCCCACCTGACTCCTGCCAACATTTATTTATAACCTCAGAGACACCACTTTTGGAAATGGATAAACGCACCAGAATGCATACACGTGAACAGCAACAAAGAGGCTCAAACACTTGTCTTTTAAGGGTGGTATAAGGTTAACTGTTTTATAACAAATTGTTTTATATCATTTActggaaaatgtttattttgcccGTGTTTGAGatgtatggaaaataaataaaatgttaagaACCGGAGAGGTCTGACAACCAGGAAGCATGAAGTTACGTAGGTGCCATGAATTTTCCTTTGTTTCTTCAAGCTGGTTATAAGATATTGTTGTCATGCCTTGGCAGCCTTCACCTTCATTGTCTAAGAGGCtcgtcaaaagaaatcagaaaaTTTCGGAATTTTACACAGAGGGATGTCAACATGGACGCATTGCTCGAATATACCATTTTGATTAAAAACTCTTTTTGTCACGTGATCAAATGTATGTCACTGTGGAGACACCTGTGAATGTTGTAAAGGGACCCGCTCTATTTCCACTCAGCCTTCTGACAAATACCACTGACACAAATGTTGCAACATCTAGGAATGTCTATTAGTTCAACTGTAACTGAAAATTTAGCAGGTGTTTCACAGTTTGATTTTGCAAAAGTTTGTGTGAGGTGTGGCCACAATAAAAGTTCCTAAATTGCTCTTTTGACCCAATGAAAAGACATTTAACCTTGCACGTTTATGATCAAGCTTTCCTGCATTCACTCGGTCTCACTAAATTactatgtaaatgttctgttgaataaatgtatttttccaaaCACGTCTTGTAAATATtcctaaatgtatttttccaaaCATGTCTGCCCACAGGATGCCGAAATGAAATCGCTCTTGAtcacatttatttaaatgaaaaaaatacataatacagGTGAGACTGATAAAACATTTCAATCTAAAACTGAAAGTTCAAAAAAGAATCAGCATGTCAGTACCCCTGAGATGTCATTTTACGTCTAGAAGAATTGtgagatgaaataaaaaataaatatttgtttttcctatGGGCGAGGTTTTTCGTGGTAAGCTGATTTTACAAAAGCTCATCAAAAGGGCCCTAACataaaatgagttaaaaacaacTGTGGGAGGACTAAAACAATCTCAACATGGAAAATGGGCAtgagtaaaaatgtatttgtttggtGGTGTCTAGTTCTACAAAAAGCTTATACAGAACTGTGACATCATTTTTTGAAGTGTTGCATCTCCTGTTCAACTTGAACATGAGGTTCTAACATTGAGTCACACCGCTATGGTGACCTTTGTATCTTGATCACACACATTTGTTTCAAAGCATTTCCTTTCTGGTGAATCCTGCATGCGCGCACATTCATATGTACTCCACCACACACTCATGCAGGCTTATTCAAATCGCACCAGGTGCACTCACAATTTGGCTGCCATGAAGTTGATGTGAGATCGAACCAGGGGGAAGAGAGGGAGGCTCCTCTTGAACTCCGTCATGTCTCGGACTAACGACGGCTGTGGAACATGGGAAAATCCCATTTTAAAGATTTCTGTTGTCACAATAACAACTCAACTCCACGTGAAATTTACCAAAATGGCAGCCATTTGCATCCACTCCAACTGAAtcgggagggctggcagcgaatgagcatTTGTTAATTCCCTGACAACCCTCCCGATTCAAATGGAGTGGGCGTCTACAAGTGACAAActtatttaaattcacagcagaaggctGAAACGAGCCGCGTGATTGGACGTCGGTCCTTGTCAATGGAACTGAAATGGTTAACTGGGTAGTTACCTGTGGCAGAGAAGGTGCAGGTGCCAAGTTGACATCATTCTGAGCAGGAAATTCTCCAACAAGTGGACCTGACATAGACAAAAGTCAGCTGTGTGGCATCCTTCAATTGGCTCACATCACTGTAGATACTTACAGGTGTCCATCTCTCTAGACAGTACGTGCACCGACATCTTGTGTCGTTTCGGAGCATCGAGGGTCAGGCGCTCCTGTGGGCGCACGCAAGGGTCAGGAAACTTTGTTTAAAGTGTatgtgttatttttacattttaaaaaaaattccgcAAGTGTATTTGATTACATTTGTTAGATGGATGGTGTACTAAATCTTTTCAATAGGTTCAAGTTTTGATTGCATGgaatttgattttgtttctacttttaaattaaagtattaggaaaaggaaaatgtgagcaatcatatattttttaaagatatattttaaataccAGGCTACAttaatttctgttttttttcctcaatggagTCTTCAGAACCCTacctcaaaaatatatattctgcacatactgtatttttggagaacagaattgatttttttcaaacaggCTCAATATAGCTGGTTTTAAGTTTATGTTATTGCAGCAACGTTTGCTGACTGTACACAAAGATTTAGATAGATATTTCACTGTTTTAGTAAACCCAATGTATTGTTGCCCCTCCCTATAATATCGCAAATAGTGAAAACATATTCGAACTTTCTCCTTTTGGTTGTACTGTACAAATTTTGGTCtacaatttgttttgtttgtcactAACAATGGCTACCCATATTAATCAACATAAAATTATAATTGTAGGATTCTCATCATCTTTGCTtgacatgggaaaaaaaaaacattcagtaacaaatgtaaacaaaagacatGAGGAGTTTCCCAGAAACACTAAATGGAGAATATACATTGTTTCTACTATTAATGTATTTTGGTTATTTGTATTGTGATCACTCTTTTCTCCCCATCTCTCCTCTCTTAAGCAGGCGCAGAAACACAAAATAGTTGATCGACTTACACGGTAGAATTGCATAATGTCATCTTTTGATAACGTCTTCAGATGGGCCACTTCCACATTATCTGTGACAAAACGCAAAGACTCAAATAAATGTTCTTCAAGCACAACTCGGTTACAAGAACAATCCAAAAATGCACTCAACTTAATGCGTAAGAAAAGTAAATGCCCCAGATCAAAAGGGCATTTGAATATATTTGACTGGGATTCAGATGTAGCAGTAAGGTGAGGAGGACCTTTGAAGTAGCTCACCTCGATCAAAATTGTACTGTTGGGAGATGATCTCTCCCCAGTACTTGGCGCATTCAGCAGACAGCTTTTTGGGCTTGTCCAGGCGGCGGATAGCCAAGGCTTGGATGTGCTTCTGGAAGGCTTCGTCACTCATCTCCTCCACCGATTTCTCCATGGTGCAAAGGAAGGCCTCGATGCGGCTCTCCAGATAATGCGGCGCCTTTTCTGACTGGATAATGAAGCGAAGGCCTTGGACCCCATTGGACCGCCTTGGTCCACTGAACACAATATAGCCTTAAGAGCGAAAAGGACAAAATGCGTTACAACTTATCGTGAAGCGCGCTGTGCAATATACTGAAACCTATGCCACATGTACAAATTCAAATGTAAAGCGGCTGTTCCGTTAACGGAAGGAATCTCACCCAGCTGTTCTTTAGTCCTCAACGTGTTGAAGCACGGCTCGGAAATGATCTGACAGAAGAGCTCCAGCAGCATGTTCTCGTAGGTGGTTTGCATATCGGTCTGGTAGTAAATCTCAATGCCGCAATTGTTGTGCACCTCATTTCGTTGTTGATAAACATACCAGCCGCCTGCCAGGAAACCAACAAGGTTCACATATTTTGCATCTATCCCAAATACTGGTGCTAACGATAGGATTGTTTCGTAATAGAGAGCAGAGCAAGTTAAAAGAGAATTGATTAGTGTATGGAACAATATTCAGGATTGATACATTCAGTTAGATGTAGTTCCTTCACAGTAAAtatgatttaaatatatatttttaaattcttaattttttcccttgtatttaactcattaaaTTGCATGACGCCCATTTCATTTAAAGTGAGGagactgtgaatgctcatgtttcagtgacaTTGACAGCGttagaaatccaatccattttgagtgggcgCGGCGAATTAacatctagcactgtcaatgggagccaatgactTAAGAGTGCCCTgttagggttaaaaaaatgatatcgtAATTTGTGTATGACAGGGTTAATGAAGTCCATGCTTATCATACTTTTTAGAGCTGAATTTTTCCTAGTTGGCAAAACGCCAAGGCCACATATTTCATGCTTAGTTTTAGTCGTGTCAAGGTGTTCTACTGCTTCAGACTCAAATAGCTTGCTACTGGAAGGAGGCCTAAAATGAATTAAGAGCTCAAATGGTGGGAGAAGTCTTGACAAGGTGTGCCTAACTGCCTTGTTGCTGACGGTTCCAAAGTGTACTCTTAAAGTTTTTTTAGCTGATGTTAAtactttctctttctctctctctctctatcgctctctctctctctcaaataATGTGTGGCGACATACTGGGTAACCTGGCTCCTTCTGAGATCAACTTCAGTTTGTGAAGAAGACTAATCAAGCTAGGAGACCATGGTATATAGTTTCGCTCGTGCACTTAAGAGGCACGCTACTCCTTTACTTCGGTCCTAAATGTACAAAAGTTTTACAGATGTTTTGAGGCATTAGATTAGCTTGGAAAGGCCCTTTTGACTGAAGCTACAAAAAGTGATCGGGGCCAATCTCATTTATTATTAGCCACCTGTCGATTGGTTAACATGAAAGTAGTACTTACTGGTTGAATTGGGGGTAAGAAacagtacatacatacatatatacacatatacatacggcGTATGCACATTTTGTGAAAATCAGAGATGTTACAATTAACTgaagcattttttaaagaagacgAGTAACAATGGCCAAACATGCATAAAGGCTGAGGGCCCCTCTGTTTGGTTGCTGTGGAAACATGCAGGGGTTTGATTACAAGTGGTTGACTGGAGTGTGATTGAGTACGCGACCTACCGTCTGGAACCTGCACCTCTCTGTATCGGATCAGTTGGCTTGGTAGGAGAGGCTTTGTGCGTGCGTGCTCAATGAGAGTGTCTTCCACCATTTGGATCATGCCAAGGGCAGACTAAATTCATGATAGAGGAGAGTGGGTAAGAATATAGTTTAGCCGGTGAAGAATTGTAATTATAAACCATTTCGAAATAGCAGAACACCAACGGACCTCCTTGGTGATGTTGCCATGGAGAAGGGCTTCAATATGTAACCGTGACAACAGCTGAGGTATGAACGCCTTGAGGCGCGGGAGAGTTACATCTGAAATACAGATCACAGATTGCTAGGAGGGAAAAAAGCACACAATGAAATGACCTACTTTGCGGCCACTGAAGAACAGGTTCTagaaaaatgacttgaattCAAATATGGTGTATTAACATTTAATAAGGCACTCATGGGTGACGCTAGGCCTCTGAACCATtatgactgggagaggctggtaTTCACACCCCGTCCTCCCAGTTTATATAACCGGAAATGTATGACTCACAAAATGAGCCACCACTGCACATAAAAAGCATCTCACCCTCTAACGCATCTCTGAGCTCATCTTTAGTCCATGCAACTTCAGTCATGAGTAGACGGAGGTAGTACATGGCGTGCTGGTGTGGTTGTTCTGCTCTGAAGTTATTCAAAGACCTCATATACTGCCAAAGACAAGGGAGTGGGGGTTTACAGACGTATTTGAAATAATGTCAAATCGTCTGTGGCAGGACAAAAtgatcaccccccccccctcccctccaaaaaatacaaatatataccgCTTCCTTGATGATGTCAAAACGCTTCTCATCGATCTCAAATGTGGCCATCTTCTCAATGATCTTTTTCAACAGGATGTCCTGCTTGTCATTGTAACCTTTTACAGAGAGCTGGAGCAGCAACAAAGAGCAGACAGTTTCAGGGCATGGTCAAGTGGACGTCAAACAATTTTAGTCATTTATCAATGTGATGGTTGTCTCTCGGCTTGTGCAAGAATATTGGATCTGGAGTCAGCGATTCAAAGTCACTTTATTACTTGTGTCATCAATACTTCTTGATTTAGCAATCACACTGATTCCTACCAATATTCTAGGTCACAGTCAACTCCTGCAAGGTTACTAACCCTGACAAATTGCCAGCTGTCCACACTCCAACTAATTGGCACAACTCACAGATTCAATGTGTTGCCCCCAAGGAGAGACCACCATTGATTTTAAAGAGAAAGTGCTAATGATGATCAATGTCAACACAGAGGGATTAGTGTGTTTTTCCAAACAAAGCAGAATGTTAGGGATGAATGTTTGTGGTAGTTGAACACAGTTGACACTCGAGTAGCAACTCAACATTTTCAGGAGCTTTTTGCATTGTCCTGTTTGTTAGTgggcaaaaaatatttaattaccTTAAAGCAAAGTTCAGTCCGTTTCGCTTTGTTCATTATTTGAATTCAAAACAGAAAAGCTCCTGAACATTAGCAAATTTTTCTTCCACTCAAATGAGGTACAATGAGACTAAATGGATTTTATCTTAAATCTAATTCTTGAAGCCTTTTAAAAAACTTTCAGTGTGcttaattttaaatttaaaaaaatcattctgaTGTAGTGAAGGACCATATATAAACCGTCAGACTCATCTTCAAATGAATCTGCGATGAGATCGAAACGGCAAgcaaaaattcccccaaaacagCATAAAGCAGTCAAAGTAGGCAAAGCAGTTATATATATCCACACTTGAAATGCCTTGAAATTAGCTCCACTTCCCTTCACGATTCAAGCGTCTTACTTACTAGGATGGCATTCATCCCTGAGTCTATGCCATACACAAGCCCTGCCAGGCGGGCTGCATATGTATACTCTCTTAAATCATCCTTCAGTAACCTGAGCAACAGGTAGGTCATATTGCAGTGCAGTGGATCTGCATATAAGTAGCGACTACAGGAGGAAGAGTAAAGaacagaaacaacaacaaaaatttgaTGGGATTGACAGACAGGCCACGCATTTGAAGAATGACCGGAAGAGTATGTATATGCAGCCTCATATTTGGCATTGTGTCCCCCACAAATGTGACGGAACCTCACACCAACTTTGTTAGTTGTTCAGAACAGGGTGATAATAAAAGTTCTGCACCTGCCTGTGTGAGATATAACGGAAATGCTCTTTAGAAATGGGTGATTTGGGGGAGATAAACCATTGAAAGGGAAAGAGACTGATGAAGGATGAAAAGATTCACAGAATAGAAGCTATATTGACATCAGCCAGGTTTAGTATGTACACTTTTATAAACTAAATCACTGGACATCTCCCGGACAAAATGGATTgtacgtccatcgccgtcaatgacagccaatgagttattttatgggaattcattcattaaatgtGCATAACGATACTTTTTTCCTAATTCACAGTACTGAGGCCTGGCTGAGCCGCTACAGCCCAGTCTGGGATGGAGTAGAAGGAGATTCTTTAGGTTTGGGATGCAGCATTGACGTCATAGCGAGGGAATCAGAATACTTACATACATCCCATAGACGGTATTTTGAAGGTCATAGTTCAAACCAGCTAGCTCGGCTGCATATGCATACTCGTTGAGGGAGTCCTTTAGGAGCTCCAAGTATAAGTAAGCCATGTTACAATGTAATGGGTCCACATATGCAAACGGGCTGTAGAGAAATAGCAgtggtcaaagaaaaaaaaaagtgcattggaagaaaaataaccaaaaatgaTGATTGCATGTAAAGTATACTTATTTCCAGTGGGAATATACGgtgattcattcatcttttgaaaAGTATAAACCGTATAATAGTACCGATAAAAGTAAAGTTAAAATGAAATTGATCGTATactcatgttaaataaaatgctTTGGGATAAATTTAATGCTACGTTTCAAATGGTTTTGACgtgttggtaaaaaaaaatctaaacttgAAATTAAACCAACTGTTTTTGCACATTTGTTTAGCCATGGGTACAATTGTCTCCCACTCAAGTTATGGAATCTGAAAATAACTAAAGAAAGTAGCTTATTGTATGACACTAATTTGAAATCacgatattaatatatttaattttccaTTTGCGACAGAATAATTACATACCTGAAAAACTCGAAGTTCAGACACGCTTTAGGAAGGAAAAATTTGTCATCCTGCTTGAACCACACTTTGCTCATTGCTGTGTCCTAAAAAGCCACAAAAGTGGATTACATTTGTTTGATGCACCGTGAACCGAGCGAACAGAATAACACAGCAGATTCTAATGAAATTAACAGTGGCACTACTTTCCTGTCAAACACACTTGCCTTGATTAAAGCAGGGACAGAAGGGGAGTCTTTCTCAAGTGGGTAAATTTCAAAGTTGGTAGGGATGAACTCATTCTTTATTGGTAACTTAAACTTGCCGTTGAGGTCCGCACTGGCCCATTTCTGAAAAAGAACATGCTTGAGTTACCGCTGATGTCATTTATCGAAAGCATTtattgtcagaaaaaaaatctgacagacTAATCTGATCAGAATGGTAAATTCACCTTGATGGTCTCGTCGGATATTCCCTCCTGTTTGTACTGCGTTCCATACCATTCTTCTGCCTTGTCTGTTTGACCATCAAATGACTTTGACACTAAAACAACTCTGGAATAATATATTTGATTACAGATATGCAACATGAAACAGCATCATAGTCATGCAGAGAAAGGAGCACTATTAATTTGCAGAGGACAgaagtttccttttgaaatgatttgattctAAAGATTCTTACACCCACCTGACATATTCCGGTCTCAGTTTATCCAGCACCATCTCAATCAAGTCTGGCCTGAAGTCTTCCAAAAGGTATTCTGCTGCTAGAACCTCATTTAGTGGAAAATACTGCGAGAAAATGTAAGTGAAACGTAGCATTAGAGGGCTAGTGACTGACTGTCAGGGCAGTATCCACAAGCTCTAATACTCTAATAAAACTTAATGAAGGCAACACTGGCACTTACGTGTAGTAGACCAGTTACTTTGGAGGTATAACCACGAGGTCGCTCCTTGTCTTTGAACCGGAAAGCTACCTTGTTTAAATCctacagagacagacagaatcTGAGTCATAGCTATTTATGTTGCAGATTTATAGCCAGATGAAAATACCTAAAATAACAATGACATGCTTTATTTCCCCAAATATAATTTATACAATGAATCAAGCACTGTAGCTACCTTGCATTCCTGAAACACCCACTCCTGAGGTCCTTCTGTGCGCAGTTTCTGGATatattggaacatgtggaagaTTATGTCCTCGACATGCACTGTTGGCGACACGAACAGGCAAAggttattcacatttttatttattctagaAATCACTCCACAGCTAAAAACAAAGCACTACTTACAAAGACCTTCTTCCGTCAAGTCCACGTTGATAATGAAGAACATGAATCCTTTGGCCCCCTCTTTTTG
Above is a window of Stigmatopora argus isolate UIUO_Sarg chromosome 11, RoL_Sarg_1.0, whole genome shotgun sequence DNA encoding:
- the ide gene encoding insulin-degrading enzyme isoform X3 — its product is MFKCINRSAQCTRYFQASGSSFHLKKGTKLVSTSPLRMMDPALKSVVADIIRSPEDKRVYRGLEFNNGLKAMLISDPTTDKSSAALDVHIGSLSDPVNIAGLAHFCEHMLFLGTKKYPKENEYSQFLSEHAGSSNAFTSGEHTNYYFDVSHEHLEGALDRFAQFFLCPLFDESCKDREVNAVDSEHDKNLMNDAWRLFQLEKATGNPKHPFSKFGTGNKLTLETRPSKDGINVRQELLQFHSAYYSSNLMGLCVLGRESLDELTSMVVKLFGEVENKNVPVPEFPEHPFQDEYLKQFYKVVPIKDIRNLYVTFPIPDLQKYYKSNPGHYLGHLIGHEGPGSLLSELKCRGWVNTLVGGQKEGAKGFMFFIINVDLTEEGLLHVEDIIFHMFQYIQKLRTEGPQEWVFQECKDLNKVAFRFKDKERPRGYTSKVTGLLHYFPLNEVLAAEYLLEDFRPDLIEMVLDKLRPEYVRVVLVSKSFDGQTDKAEEWYGTQYKQEGISDETIKKWASADLNGKFKLPIKNEFIPTNFEIYPLEKDSPSVPALIKDTAMSKVWFKQDDKFFLPKACLNFEFFSRYLYADPLHCNMTYLLLRLLKDDLREYTYAARLAGLVYGIDSGMNAILLSVKGYNDKQDILLKKIIEKMATFEIDEKRFDIIKEAYMRSLNNFRAEQPHQHAMYYLRLLMTEVAWTKDELRDALEDVTLPRLKAFIPQLLSRLHIEALLHGNITKESALGMIQMVEDTLIEHARTKPLLPSQLIRYREVQVPDGGWYVYQQRNEVHNNCGIEIYYQTDMQTTYENMLLELFCQIISEPCFNTLRTKEQLGYIVFSGPRRSNGVQGLRFIIQSEKAPHYLESRIEAFLCTMEKSVEEMSDEAFQKHIQALAIRRLDKPKKLSAECAKYWGEIISQQYNFDRDNVEVAHLKTLSKDDIMQFYRERLTLDAPKRHKMSVHVLSREMDTCPLVGEFPAQNDVNLAPAPSLPQPSLVRDMTEFKRSLPLFPLVRSHINFMAAKL
- the ide gene encoding insulin-degrading enzyme isoform X2 — protein: MMDPALKSVVADIIRSPEDKRVYRGLEFNNGLKAMLISDPTTDKSSAALDVHIGSLSDPVNIAGLAHFCEHMLFLGTKKYPKENEYSQFLSEHAGSSNAFTSGEHTNYYFDVSHEHLEGALDRFAQFFLCPLFDESCKDREVNAVDSEHDKNLMNDAWRLFQLEKATGNPKHPFSKFGTGNKLTLETRPSKDGINVRQELLQFHSAYYSSNLMGLCVLGRESLDELTSMVVKLFGEVENKNVPVPEFPEHPFQDEYLKQFYKVVPIKDIRNLYVTFPIPDLQKYYKSNPGHYLGHLIGHEGPGSLLSELKCRGWVNTLVGGQKEGAKGFMFFIINVDLTEEGLLHVEDIIFHMFQYIQKLRTEGPQEWVFQECKDLNKVAFRFKDKERPRGYTSKVTGLLHYFPLNEVLAAEYLLEDFRPDLIEMVLDKLRPEYVRVVLVSKSFDGQTDKAEEWYGTQYKQEGISDETIKKWASADLNGKFKLPIKNEFIPTNFEIYPLEKDSPSVPALIKDTAMSKVWFKQDDKFFLPKACLNFEFFSPFAYVDPLHCNMAYLYLELLKDSLNEYAYAAELAGLNYDLQNTVYGMYLSVKGYNDKQDILLKKIIEKMATFEIDEKRFDIIKEAYMRSLNNFRAEQPHQHAMYYLRLLMTEVAWTKDELRDALEDVTLPRLKAFIPQLLSRLHIEALLHGNITKESALGMIQMVEDTLIEHARTKPLLPSQLIRYREVQVPDGGWYVYQQRNEVHNNCGIEIYYQTDMQTTYENMLLELFCQIISEPCFNTLRTKEQLGYIVFSGPRRSNGVQGLRFIIQSEKAPHYLESRIEAFLCTMEKSVEEMSDEAFQKHIQALAIRRLDKPKKLSAECAKYWGEIISQQYNFDRDNVEVAHLKTLSKDDIMQFYRERLTLDAPKRHKMSVHVLSREMDTCPLVGEFPAQNDVNLAPAPSLPQPSLVRDMTEFKRSLPLFPLVRSHINFMAAKL
- the ide gene encoding insulin-degrading enzyme isoform X1, translating into MFKCINRSAQCTRYFQASGSSFHLKKGTKLVSTSPLRMMDPALKSVVADIIRSPEDKRVYRGLEFNNGLKAMLISDPTTDKSSAALDVHIGSLSDPVNIAGLAHFCEHMLFLGTKKYPKENEYSQFLSEHAGSSNAFTSGEHTNYYFDVSHEHLEGALDRFAQFFLCPLFDESCKDREVNAVDSEHDKNLMNDAWRLFQLEKATGNPKHPFSKFGTGNKLTLETRPSKDGINVRQELLQFHSAYYSSNLMGLCVLGRESLDELTSMVVKLFGEVENKNVPVPEFPEHPFQDEYLKQFYKVVPIKDIRNLYVTFPIPDLQKYYKSNPGHYLGHLIGHEGPGSLLSELKCRGWVNTLVGGQKEGAKGFMFFIINVDLTEEGLLHVEDIIFHMFQYIQKLRTEGPQEWVFQECKDLNKVAFRFKDKERPRGYTSKVTGLLHYFPLNEVLAAEYLLEDFRPDLIEMVLDKLRPEYVRVVLVSKSFDGQTDKAEEWYGTQYKQEGISDETIKKWASADLNGKFKLPIKNEFIPTNFEIYPLEKDSPSVPALIKDTAMSKVWFKQDDKFFLPKACLNFEFFSPFAYVDPLHCNMAYLYLELLKDSLNEYAYAAELAGLNYDLQNTVYGMYLSVKGYNDKQDILLKKIIEKMATFEIDEKRFDIIKEAYMRSLNNFRAEQPHQHAMYYLRLLMTEVAWTKDELRDALEDVTLPRLKAFIPQLLSRLHIEALLHGNITKESALGMIQMVEDTLIEHARTKPLLPSQLIRYREVQVPDGGWYVYQQRNEVHNNCGIEIYYQTDMQTTYENMLLELFCQIISEPCFNTLRTKEQLGYIVFSGPRRSNGVQGLRFIIQSEKAPHYLESRIEAFLCTMEKSVEEMSDEAFQKHIQALAIRRLDKPKKLSAECAKYWGEIISQQYNFDRDNVEVAHLKTLSKDDIMQFYRERLTLDAPKRHKMSVHVLSREMDTCPLVGEFPAQNDVNLAPAPSLPQPSLVRDMTEFKRSLPLFPLVRSHINFMAAKL